One window of the Alligator mississippiensis isolate rAllMis1 chromosome 5, rAllMis1, whole genome shotgun sequence genome contains the following:
- the LOC102568853 gene encoding olfactory receptor 2D3: MGAENHTEVSEFVLVGLSNCPQAQLLLFMAILLTYLATLLGNLLIVTLARVDSRLHTPTYFFLSHLSFLEMCYTTSTIPQMLAHLLARNKVISFDHCMAQMYIALSLGSTEAILLAAMAYDRYVAVCHPLHYATVMSRKCCLALALSSWASGFILSVINAACVLRLPFCGLSHINHFFCELPVVLKLACADTHLTEAVIFAAAVIILLLPLCIILASYGLILASILRAHSAAGRHKAFSTCTSHLAVVSIFYGTVISMYMRPHKGSPPDWDKHVAVFYIVVTPALNPLIYSLRNKEVKGAVIKLKQRVSFMKKT; encoded by the coding sequence ATGGGGGCTGAGAACCATACAGAGGTCTCTGAGTTTGTCTTGGTGGGCCTCTCTAATTGTCCACAGGCCCAGCTCCTCCTCTTCATGGCCATCTTGCTCACCTACTTGGCCACACTGCTGGGCAACCTCCTGATTGTGACTCTGGCCCGGGTGGACTCCCGCCTCCACACGCCCACGTACTTCTTCCTCAGCCACTTATCCTTCCTAGAGATGTGCTATACCACCAGCACCATACCCCAGATGCTGGCCCATCTGCTGGCTAGGAACAAAGTCATCTCCTTTGACCACTGCATGGCCCAGATGTACATTGCTCTCTCACTGGGCAGCACTGAAGCCATCCTCCTGGCTGCTATGGCTTATGACCGTTATGTGGCTGTTTGTCACCCACTGCACTATGCCACAGTCATGAGCAGGAagtgctgcctggccctggctttATCCTCCTGGGCTAGTGGCTTCATCCTTTCAGTGATCAAcgcagcctgtgtgctgcgccTGCCCTTCTGTGGGCTCAGCCACAtcaaccatttcttctgtgagcTACCGGTGGTGCTGAAGCTGGCCTGTGCTGACACGCACCTCACTGAGGCTGTCATCTTTGCAGCAGCTGTGATCATCCTCCTACTCCCGCTCTGCATCATTTTGGCGTCCTATGGTCTCATCCTTGCCTCAATCCTCCGAGCACACTCAGCTGCTGGCCGGCACAAGGCATTCTCCACTTGCACCTCCCATCTGGCTGTTGTTTCCATTTTCTATGGCACCGTCATCTCAATGTACATGAGGCCCCACAAAGGTTCCCCCCCTGACTGGGACAAGCATGTTGCTGTCTTCTACATCGTGGTCACACCTGCACTAAACCCTCTCATCTACAGTCTGAGGAACAAAGAGGTTAAAGGGGCAGTAATCAAGCTGAAGCAGAGGGTAAGCTTCATGAAGAAAACCTGA